The proteins below are encoded in one region of Candidatus Cloacimonadaceae bacterium:
- a CDS encoding metallopeptidase TldD-related protein, with amino-acid sequence MKARFEQIAAFVKQHVSADDWTLNIHSGDSHETRFAQNAITQHIAGTTLMINLSVAFGNRTGVSSVNQTDEAALSAMIKQAEDMAKLNQPDPEYVESASFEAIPEVQNTSDASLNLAPEEMVEIIKSSIANATKQDATVSGMTEKHHPCMFTATKNGFCGYKEYTNFGHSMTIKKEHTETKVSFTSKDYAKFDLNKELEQLNSQIKALKSPQDFDPCRIPVIFRPPAVWEFLMYLGWMMYRREADEGLTAFTDQLGKQFLGEKFTMLSTLANPDIICDPFSRDSIVSKETHWVRNGVVENMPTRRYWAMMKNLTPSSMFNLYIPGGENTEQEMMKMVPKGLIVNRLWYIRPVDMKAGELTGMTRDGVLYFENGEIKHAVNNLRFNEIPHDATRRILAMGKSEIVDSEVMLPTMLIDNFNFVDKTSF; translated from the coding sequence ATGAAAGCGAGATTTGAACAGATCGCCGCGTTTGTCAAACAGCACGTCAGCGCCGATGACTGGACTCTGAACATTCATTCCGGAGACAGCCACGAGACGCGCTTTGCCCAAAACGCCATCACTCAGCATATTGCCGGAACGACTCTGATGATCAACCTCTCGGTCGCTTTCGGAAATAGAACCGGGGTCAGTTCCGTCAACCAAACGGACGAGGCTGCTCTTTCCGCAATGATCAAACAAGCTGAGGACATGGCAAAGCTGAATCAGCCAGATCCCGAATATGTGGAAAGCGCTTCCTTTGAAGCGATTCCGGAAGTGCAAAACACCTCCGACGCCAGCCTGAATCTGGCTCCGGAAGAGATGGTGGAGATCATCAAAAGCTCGATCGCCAACGCGACAAAGCAGGATGCAACAGTTTCCGGCATGACCGAAAAACACCATCCCTGCATGTTTACCGCCACCAAAAACGGCTTTTGCGGGTACAAGGAATACACCAATTTTGGTCATTCGATGACGATCAAAAAGGAACATACCGAAACCAAGGTCTCCTTTACTTCAAAGGATTATGCCAAGTTTGATCTGAACAAGGAATTGGAACAGCTCAATTCTCAGATCAAAGCGCTCAAATCACCTCAGGACTTCGATCCCTGCCGCATTCCGGTGATCTTTCGTCCTCCGGCGGTCTGGGAATTTCTGATGTATTTGGGTTGGATGATGTATCGCCGTGAGGCGGACGAAGGGCTCACAGCCTTCACCGATCAACTCGGAAAGCAGTTCCTCGGGGAGAAATTCACGATGCTGTCCACGTTAGCCAATCCGGACATCATCTGCGATCCCTTCTCACGGGATTCAATCGTTTCCAAGGAAACCCACTGGGTCAGAAACGGCGTGGTGGAAAACATGCCAACTCGCAGATATTGGGCAATGATGAAAAACCTGACGCCCTCCTCGATGTTCAATCTCTATATTCCCGGAGGAGAGAACACGGAGCAGGAGATGATGAAGATGGTGCCCAAGGGACTGATCGTCAATCGCTTGTGGTATATCCGCCCCGTCGATATGAAAGCCGGCGAACTCACCGGAATGACTCGCGATGGTGTGCTCTACTTCGAAAACGGCGAGATCAAACACGCCGTCAATAACCTCCGTTTCAACGAAATCCCCCACGACGCCACAAGGCGCATTCTCGCAATGGGAAAAAGCGAGATCGTGGATAGCGAAGTGATGCTGCCCACCATGTTGATCGACAATTTCAACTTTGTGGACAAGACTTCATTCTAA